The Syntrophorhabdaceae bacterium genome contains a region encoding:
- a CDS encoding PA2779 family protein has product MAKKTLIYYLAIAMFVIGIVPRVEAAFVPSQAIALPAVDRADDLGKIQTVLESKLVKQRLQDLGFTADEINARFSQMSDQQIHSFAQQLDDLRVGKDSLGIVIAVLLIIVLVIVIINLTTGHKVVVTP; this is encoded by the coding sequence ATGGCAAAGAAGACACTGATATATTATCTTGCGATAGCGATGTTCGTTATCGGTATCGTACCGCGCGTTGAGGCTGCCTTTGTGCCGTCGCAAGCGATAGCGCTGCCGGCTGTGGACAGGGCAGACGATCTTGGTAAGATCCAGACAGTCCTCGAATCGAAACTTGTTAAGCAGCGGCTTCAGGATCTTGGTTTCACGGCCGATGAGATCAATGCAAGGTTTTCTCAGATGAGCGACCAGCAGATCCATAGTTTTGCACAGCAGCTTGATGACCTCAGGGTTGGGAAAGACAGTCTGGGGATAGTCATCGCAGTGCTGCTTATCATCGTACTCGTCATAGTCATCATTAACCTGACCACCGGCCATAAGGTTGTGGTGACCCCGTAA